From the Pseudomonas syringae KCTC 12500 genome, the window AGCACTACGACAACCCTTGAAACAACAGCTTTGGCCCAACAACAGTCAACATTCCCCCCAAAACCGCCAGTGCCTGTCCACCCAACGCCCAACGAATCAAACAAAAAACCGCTCCTTTAACGGCACCAGCGCCGCCCCCAGCGCCGCCGCATCCCCATTCGTCTCGCTCAGCAATAACTGCGGCCGAGGCGGTGGAGAGTTGTAGCGATGGGTGCCCCAGAAGGTCGTCGCGGCGATCAGGCGTTTTCCCAATTCAGGCGGCAATTGCCCGCCAAACACCACGGCCTGCGGATCGAACAACCCGGCCAGTGCGTTGATCAGGCGATCCAGTGTGGGCTTGACGCGTGTCAGCCAGGTATTCACACCGGGCCAGCCGGGGTCGAAGCGCAGGCGCAGGTCTTCGATCGAGTCGACCTGCATGCCGCTCTGATGCAGGTCTTCGAGCAAGTAACGCAAAGCCGGGCGGTTTATCGATTCTTCGTCGTTGTAGAGGGTGATCTCGCCTGCGTTGCCGTGGCTGCCGAAATACGGTTTGCCGTTGATGACGACGCCGGCGCCGAAACCGAAGTTGAACGACAGGTAGATGAAGTTGCTGGCCCAGGCACCCACGCCCACCAGGCTTTCGCCGATGGCCGCGGTGGTGGCGTTGTTTTCCAGCCAGACCGGCATGCCGAAACGTTCTTCCAGCACCGGTTGCAGGTCCATCAATGACCAGTCGCGCAGCGGTTCAGGCGCATTGATCTGGCGGTTTTCAAGAAAAAAGCCGGCAATCGCGAAGCCCATGCCGACGACGCGTTGCGCTTCGATACCGTTGCGCTGAAGCATGCGCTCGATGGTCTTTTCCAGCGAATCCAGGGTGCTGTTGCGGCTTAACGGCGGCGTGCGCAGGGTGACTTGTTCCAGCACATTGCAGCCCAGATCGGCGACGCAGACTACTGCCGAGTCGGTGTTGATCGATACACCAATGGCATACACCGCTTCGTTGACCAGTTCGATGCGCGGGCTGGGTTGGCCGCGACCGTTTTTGACGCGCTCGCCACTGCGCAGCAGGCCACGGCTGATCAGTTCTTCGATGAGCCGGTGCACCGACTGCTGAGCCAGGTCCATCTCGGTTGAAACCGTGGCACGGGTGATCGCGCCTCGACGACGAAGGATGTCCAGCAACTTGCGTTCATTGAGGCTCAACGGTTGATGCGAATGAAGTGGCGTGTCGAGGTCGAGAGGCATGGAATCTTCAAATCGTAGGAGGATTAAAACAGTCGGCGTGTGAAGCAGTGTATCGCCCACCATCCATTGCACGCTTCCATCATGAAAATTTAATAAAAGTCACGTAGGTCACAAATACTACACACAACCTGTATTAAATGGCATTGAGTTCTTGTGAGTGTCCTCATGCCTTCCATCCGTAAGATGCTTTCCGCGCTGGCCCTGCTGCCGCTCGCGACACACGCCTTCGCTGCACCGGCCGAGTTCTGGTACAGCCACAGTGGCGCGGCCGGGAGCGCCATCGCGGATCTGTGCAGAAGCTTCAATGCACAACGTGATGAAAGTGATCGCCTGCACTGTGTTTCCCAGGGCAGCTATGAGCAGACGCTGCAGAAAACCGTTGCTGCTTACCGGGCGGGCATAGGCCCGGCACTGGTGGAGATTTACGACGTCGCCACGCCTGACATGCTCTTGGGCGGTGCCACCCGACCTGTCGAGGCGATCATGGCCGATCATCACAGGGCCTATCCCGACGACACCTTTCTGCCAGCCTTGCGGCGCTACTACGCCGACGATCACGGCACGCTCGCGGCGCAGCCTTTTGCGGCGTCCACAGCCGTGCTCTACACGCACAGAAATGCGTTGGCTGCTGCCGGGATCAGTGCGCCACCCGCCACGTGGGAAGCGTTTGCGGATGCCTTGCGAGCCCTGAAGAAAAGCGGCCAGAAATGCCCGGTCGTCAGCGCGTTTGCACCCTGGATCTGGCTGGAGCAGGCCAGCGCAGCGCAAGGCACTGACGTTGCGATTCGCTCCGCAGGCAGTGACCGCTACCAGTTCGACAAAGGCGCCCATCTACGCCTTATGAAAGACCTCGCGCAATGGACTCGTGAAGGTCTGGTGGTCCATGAGGACTCAACCCGCAGCGGCCAGCAGGCACTGGCGTTTGCCTCCGACGACTGCGCCATGCTGATCGACTCCACCGGGGCGTGGAATGTTGTGCACAGCACGCTCAGATCCGATATCCAGGTCACGGCACTGCCAATTTACGCGGGTACCCAGCGAAGCGCCAACGTCCCCGGAGGTTCCTCGCTGTGGGTGATGCGCGGGCATTCCGTGAGGGATTATCGGCTGGTCTCGGAATTCCTGGCGTTCGTGCTGCAACCGGACAACCAGTTGATGTTCAGCGCACGGACAGGCTATCTGCCCGTCACTCAGGCTGGCGCTGCACGTTTGCAATCTGCTGCCAGCGAGCCATCGGCGATCACGGTCGGACTGACAGTGCTCAACGATATCGACGGTCAGCCCTCCGCGCCTTTGCGCTGCGGTTTTATCACGCTGATGCGTCTGATCTGGTCACAGGAAATGGAGAATGCGCTCGCGGGTCGCCAGAGCATCGATCTGGCCCTGCGCCAGACGACGCTGCGCGCCAACGAGCTGTTGGGTCTGTTTCAGCAGATGCACCAGGCCCAGGCCAGCAATGAGTCAAACGAGGCAACGCCATGAAACCGCGTGCACATTTCCCTCAGCCACGTCTGGCGCTGCTGTTCGCCCTGCCGCAACTGCTGGCGCTCGGCCTGTTCTTCTATTGGCCTGCGGTCCAGGCCATCTGGTGGTCGTTTCATCTGGTGCCGCCCTTCGGCGGTAATGAAATCTTCGTTGGCCTGAGCAACTATTGGCGTGTACTGAAAGACCCCGGCGTGCTGGCGTCGCTGGGCTCGACGCTGGTGTTCAGCTTATCGAGCGTCGTGCTTTCGATCGTCATCGCGCTGGTGCTCGCACTGTGCCTGGAACTGAAACTGCGCGGCAACGCCGTGTTTCGCAACCTGCTGATCTGGCCCTACGCGGTATCGGGCGCAACCATCGGTATCGTCTTTCATGTGCTGGCCAATCCGGTGATGGGCATCTTCGCCTGGCTCAACGCGATTGCACCCGGCACCTGGGCGCCCTACTCCAGCCCGATACAGAGCATGCTGTTGCTGATCGTGGCGTATGCCTGGTGCCTGGTGCCGTTCAACTTCGTGATGCTGGTCGCCAGCCTGAAATCGGTGCCCGACGACTACCTCGCCGCTGCTGCACTGGATGGAGCCGGTCCCTTGCGGCGCATGCTCGACATACAACTGCCCCTGATCGCGCCCTATCTGCTGTTCGTGTTTGTCATCGACCTGCTGGAAAGCCTGTCGAACAGTTTCGGACTGGTCGACACCCTCACCCAAGGCGGACCTGGCGACACCACCAATGTGCTGGCCTACAAGATTTACACCGACGGTTTCATGGGCCTGGATCTGGCCGGCTCATCGACCCTGTCAGTGCTCATGCTGCTGGCGGTGGTGGCGCTGAGCGTCGCTCAATTCAAACTCCTGTCGCGCTTCCAGCGCCGCGGGGTGAAAGCATGATCGAGCATAACCGGCTGTTCAACGCAGGCGCTTACCTGTTGCTGATCCTGGGGCTGGTGTTCGCGCTGGGCCCGCTGTACATGGCGGTCTGCTCGGCGACCGTCAGCAATCCACAACTGTTCGCACACGGCCTTGCAGTGATACCCGGCGACCAACTGCTTGAGAATCTGCAGCAGGTCACCCGGCGTCTCGATCTGCTGCGCCTGCTGGGCAACAGCCTGCTGGTCGCCACGCTGGTGGTGATCGGCAAGCTGACGCTCTCGGCGCTGACGGCCTTTGCCGTGGTGTACTTTCGCAGCCGCTACAGTTCGGTGATTTTCTTCGCTGTGCTGGGGGCGCTGCTGCTGCCGCTGGAAGTAAGGATCATCCCCACGTATTCGGTGGCCAGCGATCTGCTCGCCCCCGTACGCAGCCTGTTGCACTGGCTGGGCATTCAATGGCTGCCGCTGCCGACCATCAATTTGCTGGACAGTTACCCCGGCCTCGCCCTGCCGCTGATTGCTTCGGCCACCGGCACCTTCCTGTTCCGGCAGTTCTACCAGACGCTGCCCGCTGAACTGGTCGAGGCCGCACGCATGGACGGTGCCGGGCCCTGGCGGTTCTTCATCGACATCCTGCTACCACTGTCGAAGACCAACTTTGCAGCGCTCGGCACGCTGGTGTTCATCGGCGCCTGGAAGGACTACCTGTGGCCGCTGGTCGCAACCAATCGCGAGGACATGCGCACGCTGGTGCTGGGCGTGGCCAGTTTTCTGCCAACCGATGCAACCCAGGTCCCCGAGTGGAACCTGCTGATGGCCGCTGCTGTGGTCAGCATGCTGCCGCCCATCCTCGTCATTGCGCTCATGCAGCGATGGTTTGTCAAAGGCCTGATTGGAGTCGGTAAATGAACGCGCTCACCCCTATTACCTGCGCGCCGGATATTGTCCTCAAGGGCCTGCACAAAACCTATGGCGCAGAACCCATCCTTCACGGGCTCGATCTGGTTTTCAAGGCGGGCGAACTCAACGTCATCCTCGGTCCGTCCGGGTGTGGCAAGTCCACGTTGCTGCGCATGGTGGCCGGGCTGGAAGAGGCAAGCCAAGGGCAGATTCTAATGGGCGGCCGCGACGTTACGCGCCTGCCGCCCAAGGAACGCGGCTGCGCCATGGTGTTTCAGAACTATGCGCTCTACCCGCACATGAGCGTGGCCGACAATATCGGCTACGCGCTCAAGCTGGCGCGGGTTGCACGCAA encodes:
- a CDS encoding ABC transporter permease subunit, translating into MIEHNRLFNAGAYLLLILGLVFALGPLYMAVCSATVSNPQLFAHGLAVIPGDQLLENLQQVTRRLDLLRLLGNSLLVATLVVIGKLTLSALTAFAVVYFRSRYSSVIFFAVLGALLLPLEVRIIPTYSVASDLLAPVRSLLHWLGIQWLPLPTINLLDSYPGLALPLIASATGTFLFRQFYQTLPAELVEAARMDGAGPWRFFIDILLPLSKTNFAALGTLVFIGAWKDYLWPLVATNREDMRTLVLGVASFLPTDATQVPEWNLLMAAAVVSMLPPILVIALMQRWFVKGLIGVGK
- a CDS encoding extracellular solute-binding protein yields the protein MPSIRKMLSALALLPLATHAFAAPAEFWYSHSGAAGSAIADLCRSFNAQRDESDRLHCVSQGSYEQTLQKTVAAYRAGIGPALVEIYDVATPDMLLGGATRPVEAIMADHHRAYPDDTFLPALRRYYADDHGTLAAQPFAASTAVLYTHRNALAAAGISAPPATWEAFADALRALKKSGQKCPVVSAFAPWIWLEQASAAQGTDVAIRSAGSDRYQFDKGAHLRLMKDLAQWTREGLVVHEDSTRSGQQALAFASDDCAMLIDSTGAWNVVHSTLRSDIQVTALPIYAGTQRSANVPGGSSLWVMRGHSVRDYRLVSEFLAFVLQPDNQLMFSARTGYLPVTQAGAARLQSAASEPSAITVGLTVLNDIDGQPSAPLRCGFITLMRLIWSQEMENALAGRQSIDLALRQTTLRANELLGLFQQMHQAQASNESNEATP
- a CDS encoding ROK family transcriptional regulator, yielding MPLDLDTPLHSHQPLSLNERKLLDILRRRGAITRATVSTEMDLAQQSVHRLIEELISRGLLRSGERVKNGRGQPSPRIELVNEAVYAIGVSINTDSAVVCVADLGCNVLEQVTLRTPPLSRNSTLDSLEKTIERMLQRNGIEAQRVVGMGFAIAGFFLENRQINAPEPLRDWSLMDLQPVLEERFGMPVWLENNATTAAIGESLVGVGAWASNFIYLSFNFGFGAGVVINGKPYFGSHGNAGEITLYNDEESINRPALRYLLEDLHQSGMQVDSIEDLRLRFDPGWPGVNTWLTRVKPTLDRLINALAGLFDPQAVVFGGQLPPELGKRLIAATTFWGTHRYNSPPPRPQLLLSETNGDAAALGAALVPLKERFFV
- a CDS encoding carbohydrate ABC transporter permease translates to MKPRAHFPQPRLALLFALPQLLALGLFFYWPAVQAIWWSFHLVPPFGGNEIFVGLSNYWRVLKDPGVLASLGSTLVFSLSSVVLSIVIALVLALCLELKLRGNAVFRNLLIWPYAVSGATIGIVFHVLANPVMGIFAWLNAIAPGTWAPYSSPIQSMLLLIVAYAWCLVPFNFVMLVASLKSVPDDYLAAAALDGAGPLRRMLDIQLPLIAPYLLFVFVIDLLESLSNSFGLVDTLTQGGPGDTTNVLAYKIYTDGFMGLDLAGSSTLSVLMLLAVVALSVAQFKLLSRFQRRGVKA